A window of Marinobacter salarius contains these coding sequences:
- the mnmE gene encoding tRNA uridine-5-carboxymethylaminomethyl(34) synthesis GTPase MnmE, which translates to MFYATDTIAAIATAPGQSGVGIVRVSGPQATAIARQMLGFEPRPRYAHYGSFLDTRGELIDEGIGLYFPNPHSFTGEDVFELQGHGGTVILDLLLRTVCELGARLARPGEFSERAFLNDKLDLTQAEAIADLIESSSEQAARCAVRSLQGVFSRRIDALVEAVTHLRIYVEAAIDFPEEEIDFLADGKVANDLQAIIEDLDIILAEAQQGTILRDGMKVVIAGRPNAGKSSLLNALAGREAAIVTAVEGTTRDVLREHIHIDGMPLHIIDTAGLRDSPDEVEQIGIARAWDEIRQADRILLMVDATTTPETEPHQLWPDFIDQLPPGAPLTVIRNKVDLTGEPAGIEQLDANAAPVVRIAAKSADGLEELRDHLKQCMGFASTTEGGFIARRRHLDALERSRVSLLQGEDQLQGYGAGELLAEDLRAAQDSLGEITGAMTPDDLLGKIFSSFCIGK; encoded by the coding sequence ATGTTTTATGCCACCGATACCATTGCAGCGATTGCCACGGCGCCGGGCCAGTCCGGGGTGGGTATTGTTCGGGTATCTGGCCCGCAGGCGACGGCCATTGCACGACAGATGCTGGGGTTCGAGCCCAGGCCGCGTTACGCCCATTATGGGTCGTTCCTCGACACTCGGGGGGAACTGATCGATGAAGGTATCGGGCTGTATTTTCCCAATCCCCATTCGTTTACCGGCGAAGATGTGTTTGAGCTCCAGGGCCACGGCGGCACCGTTATTCTGGACCTGCTGTTGAGAACGGTGTGCGAACTTGGCGCTCGCCTGGCCCGGCCCGGTGAATTTTCAGAACGGGCTTTCCTGAACGACAAACTGGACCTGACCCAGGCCGAAGCCATTGCTGACCTGATTGAAAGCAGTTCGGAGCAGGCAGCGCGCTGCGCGGTGCGTTCCCTGCAGGGTGTATTTTCCCGCAGAATCGACGCCCTGGTTGAAGCTGTTACCCACCTACGGATTTATGTCGAGGCTGCGATCGATTTCCCGGAAGAGGAAATCGATTTCCTGGCAGACGGCAAAGTGGCGAATGACCTGCAGGCCATTATTGAGGACCTGGATATTATCCTTGCGGAAGCCCAGCAGGGCACCATTCTAAGAGATGGTATGAAGGTGGTGATTGCCGGGCGTCCGAACGCTGGCAAGTCCAGCCTGCTCAATGCCCTGGCGGGACGGGAGGCTGCCATCGTGACCGCGGTTGAAGGCACCACCCGGGATGTATTGCGTGAACACATCCATATTGATGGCATGCCCCTGCACATCATCGATACCGCCGGCCTGCGGGACAGCCCTGACGAAGTGGAACAGATCGGGATTGCCAGGGCCTGGGACGAGATTCGTCAGGCCGACCGTATACTGTTGATGGTGGATGCGACGACCACACCGGAAACCGAACCTCATCAACTGTGGCCGGACTTCATCGACCAGTTACCGCCCGGCGCCCCTCTGACTGTCATCCGTAACAAGGTGGACCTGACTGGCGAACCCGCGGGCATCGAGCAACTGGACGCCAATGCCGCGCCGGTAGTGCGTATTGCGGCCAAATCAGCAGACGGTCTGGAAGAGCTGCGCGATCACCTGAAACAGTGCATGGGATTTGCCAGTACCACCGAGGGCGGCTTTATCGCCCGGCGTCGCCATCTGGATGCCCTTGAACGGTCCCGGGTTTCCCTGCTGCAAGGTGAGGACCAGTTACAGGGCTACGGAGCTGGTGAGCTGTTAGCAGAGGACCTTCGTGCCGCCCAGGATTCGCTTGGAGAGATCACTGGCGCAATGACGCCCGATGACTTGCTGGGAAAAATCTTCAGCAGTTTCTGCATCGGCAAATAA
- a CDS encoding tetratricopeptide repeat protein, with product MSKASSDLLERTGQVMKKIVNPGSSNPYQREQQALFDQPYIDPLTEYLAEHRDDPSRASMLQQVERERDARCEAVAEKYANEPATNAMLQRYQAGYNYSCPDHVAAFSERVERQPPIPEPKPPAEPEPATVVVADDNGVSDRALSDCYLLTAIRNYSEARKACQGPADNGDVRSQANMATIFYAFEDYASALVWAEKAAPASGEAAFLLGQMYATGHGIGQDMDQAVYWYTEAAKRGHKQAQAALDRHLEDLPAGDT from the coding sequence TTGTCCAAGGCGTCGTCGGATTTGCTGGAACGAACCGGGCAGGTGATGAAGAAAATTGTTAACCCGGGATCGTCGAATCCGTACCAAAGGGAGCAGCAGGCGCTGTTTGACCAGCCGTACATCGACCCACTGACGGAATACCTTGCTGAGCACCGCGACGATCCGTCCCGGGCTTCCATGCTGCAACAGGTAGAGCGCGAAAGGGATGCGCGTTGTGAGGCCGTGGCTGAAAAATACGCCAATGAGCCTGCGACCAACGCAATGCTTCAGCGCTATCAAGCCGGCTACAACTACTCATGCCCGGACCATGTTGCTGCCTTTTCGGAACGGGTTGAGCGGCAACCGCCGATACCGGAACCCAAGCCTCCTGCTGAGCCGGAGCCAGCCACGGTGGTGGTTGCCGATGACAACGGAGTTTCAGACCGGGCCCTGAGTGACTGCTACCTATTGACGGCCATTCGTAATTACAGCGAGGCCAGAAAAGCCTGCCAAGGCCCGGCAGACAACGGCGACGTGCGCTCGCAGGCGAATATGGCCACGATTTTCTATGCCTTCGAGGATTACGCCAGTGCACTGGTGTGGGCAGAAAAGGCCGCGCCGGCCTCTGGTGAGGCCGCATTCCTGCTGGGCCAGATGTACGCCACCGGCCATGGTATCGGGCAGGATATGGATCAAGCCGTTTATTGGTACACTGAGGCCGCAAAGCGGGGCCACAAGCAAGCCCAGGCAGCGCTGGACCGGCACCTTGAGGACCTCCCTGCCGGCGACACCTGA
- a CDS encoding EAL domain-containing protein, with translation MPGTLPSRLNNRKNPSSRQSIMWMLGLLLLVFVAGMFLLSSLNLSYSRDALSELRRQQINEVVGAGLSRINARQSALASYTMTLANIGESFHEMVASGMSDSASQVLRESLEHALRAHLQDFDGAAGAGLWFEPGVFSETGSSYMPYFLQGNDNTLTRLDTESRFDHYRNAPWFNRTLEQEWTADPDNSGHVYWSPVYFDLNTERAVLTLATPMYDREGNLLGLATTAWGADQIIDVVSRITVTQHSFAFLNDRNNRNLSSLSQGEDTREDQALIDAILALDLGADVDAARLPGEVGKLTTRGLSVGNEDYELYFAATAGGMVYGAGVPRNEINAVLLPMERTNYRILVGTVSAMLILSLYLLYRIIQLIRELQASYTDELTGLPNRVRLLRDLQNRQAAALLIINLDRFNQINSLFGTVCGDHVLLAVATRLTAFSRDHNGEIFRVYRLPGDEFAIMAPAMEPEVAHQLAVQVRHLVTGDRVYWQEQRLTVDVSIGIALCKKREPEDAADQLVSQAKVAVLQAREQGRHHLLYDPAVGVEENYENNLYWANRLKEAIDHDRLVPWFQPIHDNQSGRISKYECLVRMVEPDGSVISAGRFMDIANKLRLNRRITELMIEKCFACFTGRDEEFSINLSYGDITEPETVARILSAIETSGIGDRVIFEILESDGITNYDDIRVFIEQVKPYGCRIAIDDFGTGYSNFSHLLSLNVDFIKIDGSLIRNLHQDHTAFLVTSGIVQFARSLNIQTVAEFVHNEPVQERVRELGINFSQGEHFSMPIPAPGSAD, from the coding sequence ATGCCAGGGACTCTTCCCAGCCGCCTGAATAACCGGAAAAATCCGTCTTCACGCCAATCCATCATGTGGATGTTGGGTTTGTTGTTGCTGGTGTTTGTTGCTGGAATGTTTCTGTTGTCCAGCCTGAATCTCAGCTACTCACGGGATGCCCTCTCCGAGCTTCGCCGGCAGCAGATCAATGAGGTGGTAGGTGCGGGACTGTCGCGCATCAACGCCCGCCAATCTGCATTGGCGAGCTACACCATGACCCTGGCTAACATCGGCGAGAGTTTTCATGAAATGGTTGCGAGCGGGATGTCCGATAGCGCTTCCCAAGTGCTTCGGGAGAGCCTGGAACACGCCTTGAGGGCGCACTTACAGGATTTTGACGGAGCGGCGGGCGCCGGTCTCTGGTTTGAACCGGGCGTTTTTTCAGAAACAGGCTCCAGCTATATGCCCTACTTTCTACAGGGTAACGACAACACCCTGACGAGGCTGGATACCGAATCCCGCTTTGACCACTATCGCAACGCCCCCTGGTTCAATCGCACACTGGAGCAGGAGTGGACGGCCGACCCCGACAATTCCGGACACGTGTACTGGTCGCCGGTGTATTTCGACCTCAATACCGAAAGAGCGGTGCTGACGCTCGCTACTCCTATGTACGATCGCGAAGGCAACCTGCTGGGCTTGGCCACAACAGCCTGGGGTGCGGACCAGATCATTGATGTCGTCAGTCGCATCACTGTCACCCAACACAGTTTCGCCTTCCTGAATGACCGCAACAATCGCAACCTCTCGAGCCTCAGTCAGGGGGAAGACACTCGTGAGGATCAGGCCCTGATTGATGCCATCCTGGCGCTTGACCTTGGTGCCGATGTTGACGCAGCCCGTCTACCGGGCGAGGTCGGGAAATTGACCACCCGAGGCCTCTCAGTGGGCAACGAAGACTACGAACTCTACTTTGCGGCCACCGCTGGTGGCATGGTCTACGGCGCGGGTGTGCCGCGAAATGAGATCAATGCAGTACTGCTGCCGATGGAGCGCACCAACTACCGGATTCTCGTCGGTACCGTGTCGGCGATGCTGATCCTCAGCCTGTACCTGTTGTACCGAATTATCCAGCTGATTCGCGAATTGCAGGCGTCCTATACTGACGAGCTCACCGGTCTCCCCAACCGTGTTCGTCTGTTGCGGGATCTCCAGAACCGTCAAGCCGCCGCCTTGCTGATTATCAATCTGGACCGTTTCAACCAGATCAACAGCTTGTTCGGCACTGTCTGTGGCGACCATGTGCTCTTGGCGGTTGCCACACGATTGACCGCGTTCAGCCGCGATCACAACGGAGAGATTTTTCGGGTGTACCGTCTTCCCGGCGATGAGTTCGCTATCATGGCACCAGCAATGGAGCCGGAAGTGGCTCACCAACTTGCTGTTCAGGTCCGGCATCTGGTTACGGGCGACCGAGTGTATTGGCAGGAACAGCGCCTGACGGTGGATGTCAGTATTGGCATCGCGCTTTGCAAGAAACGGGAGCCGGAAGATGCCGCCGATCAGTTGGTCAGCCAGGCAAAAGTGGCGGTGCTTCAGGCACGTGAACAGGGCCGCCACCACCTGTTGTATGACCCGGCCGTGGGGGTTGAGGAAAACTACGAAAACAATCTGTACTGGGCCAATCGCCTGAAAGAAGCCATTGACCATGATCGCCTGGTGCCGTGGTTTCAGCCGATCCACGATAACCAGAGTGGCCGTATCTCCAAGTACGAGTGCCTGGTGAGAATGGTAGAACCGGATGGTAGCGTGATCAGTGCTGGCCGTTTTATGGACATCGCCAATAAACTGCGGCTGAACCGGCGTATTACCGAACTGATGATCGAGAAGTGTTTCGCCTGTTTTACCGGGCGCGACGAGGAATTTTCGATCAACCTCTCCTACGGCGACATCACCGAGCCGGAGACCGTCGCTCGAATTCTCTCCGCCATCGAAACTTCAGGCATTGGTGATCGCGTTATCTTCGAGATCCTGGAATCCGATGGTATTACCAATTACGACGATATCCGTGTGTTCATTGAACAGGTCAAACCCTATGGATGCCGTATTGCCATCGACGATTTCGGTACCGGCTACTCCAATTTTTCCCACCTGCTGAGCCTGAACGTGGACTTCATCAAGATTGATGGCAGCCTGATCCGTAATCTCCATCAGGATCACACCGCGTTTCTGGTGACCAGTGGCATTGTCCAGTTCGCCCGCAGTCTGAACATTCAAACGGTGGCGGAGTTTGTCCACAATGAGCCGGTTCAGGAAAGGGTACGGGAATTAGGGATAAACTTTTCCCAGGGCGAACACTTCAGCATGCCGATTCCGGCTCCCGGGTCTGCAGACTAG
- a CDS encoding substrate-binding periplasmic protein yields the protein MRNLLSLLLAALVAMVSVSTAQAYDKLYLYTENFPPYNMSATGRAFEHKGNAIDGICTEMVKAILNNTDLEYVIKLRNWDYGYNRALNKSNHGIFCTTYTEERAPRFKWIGPLSRNLWTVFAPPGTDLQIDRLEDTKGMLFGGYRNDVKTEYLIEHGYEVSALDSDDLNPKRLELGQIDLWLADRLGGPYVASQQNVDGIEPVFSFNDTELFLAINPETPEATIEALNAGLKKVHESGMFEAIETKYGL from the coding sequence GTGCGGAATCTGCTATCCCTGCTGCTGGCTGCTCTGGTCGCAATGGTGAGTGTTTCTACAGCTCAGGCTTATGACAAGCTCTACCTGTATACGGAGAATTTTCCCCCTTACAACATGAGTGCCACTGGCCGCGCTTTTGAACACAAAGGCAACGCCATTGACGGTATCTGCACGGAAATGGTCAAGGCCATTCTGAACAACACCGATCTTGAATATGTGATCAAGCTTAGAAACTGGGACTATGGTTACAATCGGGCGCTGAACAAGAGCAACCACGGCATCTTCTGTACAACCTATACCGAAGAGCGTGCACCCCGATTCAAGTGGATTGGCCCGTTGTCCCGTAATCTGTGGACCGTTTTCGCGCCCCCGGGCACCGATCTGCAGATTGACCGGCTGGAAGACACCAAAGGCATGCTTTTCGGCGGCTACCGCAACGACGTAAAGACCGAGTATCTGATTGAGCATGGATATGAGGTGTCAGCACTGGACAGTGATGACCTCAATCCCAAGCGCCTGGAACTCGGCCAGATTGACCTCTGGCTCGCCGACCGCCTGGGCGGGCCTTATGTGGCGTCGCAGCAGAATGTGGATGGAATCGAGCCCGTTTTCTCTTTCAATGACACCGAGCTGTTTCTCGCCATCAACCCCGAAACCCCCGAAGCCACCATTGAAGCACTTAACGCCGGGCTCAAAAAGGTGCACGAATCCGGCATGTTTGAGGCCATTGAAACCAAATACGGGCTGTAA
- a CDS encoding acyl-CoA dehydrogenase C-terminal domain-containing protein: MPVYKAPLRDMKFLLNEVFDYPGHYTRLKTGENATPDIVDAILNECGKFCEEVLSPLYQSGDEEGCKLDNGEVITPAGYREAYQQYAQGGWQGLSAPEEYGGQGLPASMGLFKQEMMGTANWSFSMYPGLSMGAMNTIFLHGSEDQKQTYLVPLTEGRWGGTMCLTEPQCGTDLGQVKTKAAPQENGSFKLSGTKIFISSGDHDLTENIVHIVLARLPGAPKGTRGISLFIVPKFLPDGNGGVGEANGVTCGSLEKKMGIKASATCVMNFDDAIGFLIGPENEGLNCMFTFMNTARIGTAIQGVGPAELSYQWALEYAKERRSMRALSGKKEPEQEADSLIHHADVRRMLLTQKAIAEGGRAMLYYAARLADHMVEGHTTGDQKKADAYDDKLGFLTPILKGFLTELGNEAANHGVQVFGGHGYIREHGMEQIVRDTRIATLYEGTTGIQALDLLGRKVLLMTRGGAVREFTLKVANFARKSLADKRVRPFSVELLKLTAQWNVLTVRLMLAARKDRDVVSSAAHDFLMYSGYVTMAYMWARMATVASDKLDKGGADSEDFYRAKLATAEFYYERLLPRAQAHATGMLSPSRNLMQLAPEHMAFTD, encoded by the coding sequence ATGCCGGTGTACAAGGCACCCTTACGCGACATGAAGTTCCTGCTCAACGAGGTTTTCGACTACCCAGGGCACTACACTCGCTTGAAGACCGGGGAGAATGCCACTCCTGATATCGTCGATGCGATACTCAACGAATGCGGCAAATTCTGCGAAGAAGTATTGAGCCCGCTCTACCAGAGCGGCGACGAGGAAGGCTGCAAACTGGATAACGGCGAAGTCATCACCCCCGCGGGCTACCGTGAAGCCTATCAACAGTACGCGCAGGGCGGCTGGCAGGGTCTGTCGGCACCGGAGGAGTATGGCGGGCAGGGGCTTCCGGCCTCCATGGGCCTGTTCAAACAGGAGATGATGGGTACCGCCAACTGGTCTTTCTCCATGTACCCGGGCCTGTCGATGGGCGCCATGAACACCATCTTTCTGCACGGTAGCGAAGACCAGAAACAAACCTATCTGGTACCGCTGACCGAAGGCCGCTGGGGCGGCACCATGTGCCTGACCGAACCCCAGTGCGGGACCGATCTGGGACAGGTGAAAACCAAGGCGGCCCCTCAGGAAAACGGCAGCTTCAAGCTCTCCGGTACCAAGATCTTCATTTCCTCAGGTGACCACGACCTGACCGAGAACATCGTCCACATCGTGCTGGCCCGTTTGCCGGGTGCGCCTAAAGGCACTCGGGGCATCAGCCTGTTCATCGTGCCCAAGTTCCTGCCCGACGGGAATGGTGGTGTCGGCGAAGCCAATGGTGTGACCTGTGGCAGCCTGGAAAAGAAAATGGGGATCAAGGCCTCAGCCACCTGCGTGATGAACTTCGATGATGCCATCGGTTTCCTGATCGGCCCGGAGAACGAGGGATTGAACTGTATGTTCACCTTCATGAACACCGCGCGGATCGGCACCGCCATCCAGGGTGTCGGCCCGGCGGAACTGTCCTATCAGTGGGCGCTGGAGTACGCCAAAGAACGCCGCTCCATGCGCGCCCTGTCAGGAAAGAAGGAACCGGAACAGGAGGCCGACAGCCTGATTCACCATGCCGATGTCCGCCGCATGCTGCTGACCCAGAAAGCCATCGCCGAAGGCGGGCGGGCGATGCTGTATTACGCCGCGCGGCTCGCTGACCATATGGTGGAAGGCCACACCACCGGCGATCAGAAAAAAGCCGATGCCTACGACGACAAGCTGGGGTTCCTGACGCCCATCCTCAAAGGTTTCCTGACGGAACTGGGTAACGAAGCCGCGAACCATGGAGTTCAGGTATTCGGGGGGCATGGGTACATCCGCGAGCACGGTATGGAACAGATCGTGCGCGATACCCGGATTGCCACGCTCTATGAAGGCACCACGGGTATCCAGGCGCTGGATCTGCTGGGCCGCAAGGTGTTGCTGATGACCCGGGGTGGCGCGGTCAGGGAATTCACTCTGAAAGTGGCGAACTTTGCCCGCAAGAGCCTGGCCGATAAGCGGGTTCGACCTTTCTCGGTGGAGCTGCTCAAACTGACCGCGCAATGGAATGTGCTGACGGTTCGCCTGATGCTGGCCGCCCGCAAGGACCGTGACGTCGTGAGTTCAGCAGCCCATGATTTCCTGATGTACAGCGGTTACGTCACCATGGCCTATATGTGGGCACGAATGGCTACTGTTGCCTCTGATAAACTGGACAAGGGAGGCGCCGACTCCGAGGACTTCTATCGCGCCAAACTGGCGACGGCGGAATTCTACTACGAACGCCTGTTGCCACGGGCACAGGCTCACGCCACCGGAATGCTGAGCCCGAGCCGGAATCTGATGCAACTGGCCCCTGAGCACATGGCCTTCACTGACTGA
- a CDS encoding DUF3833 domain-containing protein, which translates to MQISIGTNRITGLPRCLWLLLATVLLAGCAGPALEDYSDRGPVLTPQEFFTGELSARGVVKDFSGEVIRTFDADISASWDSNGVGTLDEEFRFDDGEVQTRVWTLTPDNGELHADAGDVVEPGTMRWQGNAINMNYVLRVSYGDGTIDVRMDDWMYLITPDTLINQTTMTKWGIEVGEIVLVISKR; encoded by the coding sequence ATGCAAATATCGATTGGGACCAACAGGATCACTGGTTTGCCCCGCTGTCTCTGGTTATTGTTGGCGACAGTGTTGCTTGCCGGCTGTGCGGGGCCGGCGCTTGAGGACTACAGTGATCGCGGGCCGGTGTTGACGCCCCAGGAATTCTTTACCGGCGAACTTTCCGCCCGGGGTGTGGTCAAGGATTTCTCGGGCGAAGTGATTCGCACCTTCGATGCGGATATCTCCGCCAGTTGGGACAGCAACGGCGTCGGCACCCTGGATGAGGAGTTCCGCTTCGACGATGGCGAAGTCCAGACCCGGGTATGGACGCTGACACCCGACAACGGCGAATTGCACGCCGATGCCGGTGATGTGGTGGAGCCCGGCACCATGCGTTGGCAAGGCAATGCCATTAATATGAATTATGTCCTGCGGGTGTCCTATGGCGACGGCACCATTGACGTCCGCATGGATGACTGGATGTACCTGATTACACCGGACACCCTGATTAACCAGACCACCATGACGAAATGGGGGATTGAAGTCGGGGAGATCGTGCTGGTGATCAGCAAACGATAG
- a CDS encoding efflux RND transporter periplasmic adaptor subunit: MVKQWLIALVLVVLAAGGAFSWQHLTGEQAADAQRERPASKVNTVTPEMELVSDTVRAVGSLKARDQVELTTEVSGRVVEMNLDAGKRVQSGDLLLRLDDRQASADLQVAEATLSDARRQFDRARKLQANNSISQSQVDELRTAVDVAEAQREAARTRLDNHRIEAPFAGVIGLSDISLGTYLGAGTSVATLDSTTKMELGFAIPERFLGQINIGQTVRGTSPAYSGETFGGELVELGTRIDELSRTLPVRALIDNPDGKLRPGQFMSATLTLRERESLVIPEQAVMIRGDEKYVFVAEDGIARRVSVTLGSRMPGLVEIVDGLSLDEQVIVTGQDRLSSGDRISVVEGENVIPDNRFANSLES; the protein is encoded by the coding sequence ATGGTTAAGCAATGGTTGATCGCTCTGGTGCTCGTGGTTTTGGCCGCCGGGGGGGCATTCTCCTGGCAGCATCTGACCGGCGAGCAGGCGGCGGACGCCCAGCGGGAACGCCCTGCAAGCAAGGTAAATACGGTCACCCCCGAAATGGAGCTGGTCAGTGACACCGTCAGGGCGGTGGGTAGCCTTAAGGCCCGGGATCAGGTGGAACTGACCACCGAAGTTAGCGGTCGTGTCGTTGAAATGAACCTTGATGCTGGAAAACGGGTCCAGTCCGGTGACCTGTTGCTGCGGCTGGATGATCGTCAGGCCAGCGCCGATCTGCAGGTGGCGGAAGCCACCCTCTCCGACGCCCGTCGCCAGTTTGATCGCGCCCGGAAACTCCAGGCCAACAACAGCATATCCCAGTCCCAGGTGGATGAACTGCGCACCGCTGTTGATGTGGCGGAAGCCCAGCGCGAGGCGGCACGTACCCGCCTCGACAACCACCGTATTGAAGCGCCGTTTGCCGGGGTTATTGGCCTTTCCGATATCAGCCTGGGAACCTATCTCGGTGCAGGCACGTCGGTGGCCACCCTGGATTCCACCACCAAGATGGAACTGGGGTTCGCCATCCCCGAGCGTTTCCTGGGTCAGATTAACATTGGCCAGACCGTGCGGGGTACGTCTCCGGCCTATTCCGGGGAAACCTTTGGCGGTGAACTGGTGGAGCTGGGCACGCGAATTGATGAGCTGAGCCGAACACTGCCGGTCCGGGCGCTGATCGACAATCCCGATGGCAAACTCCGGCCTGGCCAGTTCATGTCGGCCACGCTGACACTCCGCGAACGAGAATCCCTGGTCATTCCCGAGCAGGCAGTAATGATTCGCGGTGACGAGAAGTATGTGTTCGTGGCCGAAGACGGTATCGCCCGACGGGTTTCGGTGACCCTGGGGTCCCGGATGCCTGGCCTGGTGGAAATCGTTGACGGACTGTCGCTGGATGAGCAGGTGATTGTAACGGGCCAGGACAGATTGAGCAGTGGCGACAGGATCAGTGTGGTGGAAGGGGAAAACGTGATTCCCGACAACCGCTTTGCCAACTCCCTGGAGTCCTGA